AGTTCTTGCCGATCGCGATGCCCTTCGTCTGGAGCAGATCCATCTCTTCGATCAGAGACCCTGGATCGACGACGACACCGTTACCGATGACACAGGTCGTCCCTCGATACAAAATTCCCGACGGGATGAGATGGAAAATATAGGTCCCCCGCTCGTTAATCACGGTATGCCCGGCGTTGGAACCTCCTTGATAGCGTACGACGATATTGGTGCCTCGGGCCAAGATATCGACGATCTTGCCCTTACCTTCATCGCCCCACTGAGCCCCGATAATGACGAGATTCCCCATAGTTGAGAAAGTCCACAGCCTGCGTCGGCACGAAAAAATGGCTCTGACCGATTGGGAGATCAGAGCCAAGGGGGCTCATGGTAGGTGCAGCCTATTCGTTTGTCAAGTTGCTCGTTGGGTATTGCTCATCGAGTATCCGCATTGTTGCCGTAAAAATCCGATAGTTACGGAGAATAGGGCGGTATCCGAGGTGTTTGCCGATAACGATTAGACAGGAATCCTGGAAGCGCAGAAAGCGGATGGGGATATGGAGAGCATGGTGGGCGATACAGGTATCGAACCTGTGGCCTCTTCCGTGTGAAGGAAGCGCTCTACCACTGAGCTAATCGCCCGACCGACGAAGCCGGTCTAAAAAGAGGCCAAACTCTAGCACTGCGCCACGGGACCAGTCAACGCAGGGATTCCAACACGAACCATCTCCATGAGAAAGGGGAACAAACATGAGCGCCAAATCTACCAAGACCCTGTCAAAACGGCGTCGCGCGGGATGGGCGAAACTGCAGGAGATGACAGACCACGAGATTGATTACTCAGACATCCCGCCGACGGACGCCAAGTTTTGGGAAAAGGCACAGGTCGTGCTTCCGCCCGTCAAAACCCATTTGTCCTTACGGTTGGACGAAGATGTCGTGGAGTGGTTTAAGCGGCAAGGAGGCGGATATCAAACCAAGATCAACGCCGTGCTGCGATCCTATGTGCAGGCACATTCGGCCAAGAGGAAGGCGTAAGTCACCGGCAAGCACTCTGGATATGCACGGGCCGGACCGTCGACACCATCGCCGCTGACCGAGGCTCTGATCACATTCCCTTGGGTCCATCTAATATGTACCCTTGTGAGAGCGTAGAATTCTACGCTATATTACGCGCATGATTAACCGGGGGCCAACACCATGCCCGTGGCATACAAGAAAGAAGAAATCCTCAGCGCATCTCGCGTCGCGCGGTCCTTCGGAAAAGTGCTGACCGATTTGAAAGCACAGCGCCGTCGGCGGGTGGTCGTCCTGAAAAATAATCACGTTGAAGCCGTGATCGTGCCGGTGGACGACTATGAAAAGATGGCGGAGGCACTCGATCTTTTGGAGCACATGGAGATCCATCGCCTTGTCACACAACGGGCACGCAAGAAAGGGAAGAGGCTCATCACACTGGAGGCGTTGCTGAAGGAGCAACGGGTTGCGGTATAGCGTTGTCTTGACCGCGGCAGCGGCGGAAGATTTTCGGCAACTCGATGGGTCGTTGAAGCAGCCGGTTGCCAAGCAGCTCCGAAAACTCGAAACCGTCCCACGACTCGGCGAGCATCTTGGGAACCGAGCAGGCTTGACCTTACCGGCTACTACAAACTCTACGCCGCCAAGAAATCCATCCGTATCGTGTACCGGATTCTCGATCAAGAGATCCTGGTTGAAGTCGTGGCCATTGGAAAGCGAGAAGACCTCGCCGTCTATGAGGAAGCCCTCAAGCGGCTGAAGCCACGGGACCGATAGAAGAACGCACAAGGCGGGTGAAACCGCAAACGTTCAAAGCACAACGCGCATAGGGTTAGGGAAGGTCTTGAGCAAGACGGAAGCCAAGGTCATGATTTCGAAAGTCAGCAACGCCCCAGATCCGTGTCGAAGTGCGCATGTTCACCGGCATGTAGCCCCAGGAGCCTCCACGGATTATGCGACGACCACAATCACCACCACCGTCTTCGAGCCAAGGCTGGCCATCCGCTGGGACACCTTTGTAATTCTCGTGCCAGCAATCCTCCAGCCATTCCGACACATTGCCGCTCATATCGTAGAGCCCAAGTCCATTGGCTTGCGTGCGGCCAACCGGCTCGGTACGTTTCGCGCCATACACCGCATAATCCTTCAATAGACTCTCGTCAGAAGTCCCAGGCCACATCTGCTCCTGCCCACCGCTTCGCGCCGCGTACTCCCACTCAGCTTCCGTGGGCAACCGATAGCGTTTGCCGGTTCGTTGGGATAGCCAATGGGCGTAGGCTTTCGCATCGCCCCAGGACACGTTGACGACCGGTCTCTGACCACGTCCCCAACCCTCATCCTTTGGCAATTGGCGATCAGTCATCTGGGCAAAGAGGTCGTACTCGTCAAAGGCATTTTCATACCGTGCCATGGCAAATAGTTTAGTGAATTCGACTTGGTGTTTAGGAACTTCAAACACTACAGAGCCCCCCATCATGAACGACCCTGGCGAAATCAGTATCATTGCGGGCTGGGGCGGGCTTCTTCGCTATGGCCTGCGCTCCACGGGTTCAGCCTCTTTGCGCTGCTTGATTTTCTCTTTGAGCTGCTCGACTTGCTCTTTCATTTTCTCTAATCGCGGCGAAGGGGCATAGACAGGCGAAGGTTTCGGCTGAAAAATCAAGAACGCAGCTATAAGGACGATGATAAAGACTATCAGGCCGATGCCACCGACCAAATAGGATGGGAACCCTTCCGTTGTTGTCCGGGAAGCTACTGTCGAAGAGGCTGGTTCTTCTTCACCCGGCTCCAGCTGTGGTTGAGAATCAAGTCTTGATGGAGGAACCGCTGCCTCGACACTCTCCTGTTCTCCTCGATCGACGCCGCAATCGGGTTCCTTCCCTGTCGCGCTTCCATCCCTTACGGTACTGTGCGCGTCTGAGAACGCAATTGGTGCTTCCTCATGGGATGGCGGCACCTCTGGTTGGGATTCAAGACTGGATGGAGGAACCGCTACCTCGACATTCTCCTGTCCGGGTCCCTTAACTTCGGAACGGGCGGCCGCCTCTGTCGCTATTGCTTCCGTGACAGTGTGTTGCGCATCCGAGGGCGGGAGGTTCTCCCGCTCACTCTCTATTTGTGCTCGCAAATACTCAATGAGCCGGTCCATGTCCCGATGAAAATCGGGGTCAGAACGTACCACGACGCTGTGACGGTACGAGAAATCTCGCAGACTAACTGGCAACCGATCGACTGGCGGGATTACAGCCCCACTCACCAGTACCGGAATAACTGGAATCCGACGCTTTAGCGCCGATTCGATTTCAATCCGGACAAAATCTCCTTGGTCTTCAAGTCTGGACTTTCCCGTTCGGCCCTTGAGCTTCATCCAGTTTCGCCCGATTACGGCGAGGAATACATCGCATTTTGCCACCTGCTCATCCAAATGGTGACGAAAGTCGATACCAGGAGGCATGGAATCCACATCCCGAAAGACCGCCTTTGGAAACGCTTGGATGAGCCGGTCATAGATTCGACCAGTGACATCCGCACTATCCTCGCGGCGATAGGAGATCAGGATCTTGCTCATGGTCAAGTTACTCGCGCTGGCATCGAGCTTCCTGAGGCACCAGTCAACTTCCCAGGCGCCACCTAGTCATAGTGCTTAGTAGGGAGGTCTAGGTGGCGCATTCTACCCGTTCGCCCGACAAAGGCAAGAACCCTAGGCGGTGAGTGGTGAGTCCGAGGAGTTCGTTCGTGGTTCGACAGGTCTCACCACGAACGGAGTTTCTAGACCCAACAGTAGCTCGCCATCGTTTACCTTGACTTCACCAAAAGATGATTTCTAGAATGAGCGCCTTCCACTGTAAGGAACGTGAATAATGAGAGATGATGTCGTCATCGTGGGGGGTGGTCTGGCCGGCTCGGAAGCCGCGTGGCAAGCGGCGAATCGTGGTGCCAAAGTTACCCTCTACGAGATGCGCCCGAAAGAGATGACGAAGGCGCACAAGACCGGAAACTTGGCCGAACTCGTTTGCTCGAACTCGCTCGGTTCCGCCGATCCTCTGAATGCGCCGGGTATTTTGAAGGAGGAACTGCGTCGCTTGAATTCGCTCGTCATTGCCGCAGCCGAGCAAGCCAGAGTTCCCGCCGGGTCGGCGCTGGCTGTGGACCGTGACCAGTTCTCTCAGCACATTACTCGAGCGCTGGAAGGGCACCCAAACATCCGCATCCTGCACGAAGAGACCACCGACATTCCGACAGATTGCCTCTGCATCGTCGCAACAGGTCCGTTAACCTCCGATAAACTGTCTCAGGCCATCCGTGCCGTGACGCAATCCCAGCATTTATATTTCTACGACGCCATCTCGCCGATCATCGATGCGGACTCCATCAATATGGAGGTCGTCTTTCGTGCCTCTCGCTATGACAAGGGCGGAGATGATTATTTGAATTGCCCCATGACGGCAGAACAGTACAATGTCTTTTACGATGCCCTGATGGCCGCTGAAAAAGTACAGCCGAAGGAATTCGAGAAGACACCCTATTTTGAAGCCTGCGTGCCGATTGAGGTGCTGGCAGAACGGGGCCGCCGAACGATGCAGTTCGGCCCGATGAAACCAGTGGGGCTCAAAGATCCACGAACCGGGATTGAGCCGGCGGCGGTCGTGCAGTTGCGGACAGAAAATGTCCATCGGACCTGTTACAACCTCGTCGGCTTTCAGACCAAACTGACTTATCCGGAGCAGAAACGGGTGTTTCGCATGATCCCCGGGCTTGAGCAAGCCGAGTTCCTCCGGTACGGGAGCCTCCATCGCAACACCTTCATCAATTCTCCTCAGCTCCTCCTCAACACGCTGCAATTCAAAGCTCGCGGCACATTGTTTTTCGCCGGGCAGCTCGTCGGCGTCGAAGGCTATACGGAATCGGCTTCAATGGGAGGCTTGGCCGGCATCAATGCAGCGCGGGCCCTTGCTGGACAATCTTTGATCACACCTCCACCCACGACCGCGCACGGCTGCTTAGTTTCTCATATCACCTCGTCGGATCCTCGCCATTTCCAGCCAATGAACACCAATTTCGGTCTGTTCCCTCCCTTGGCGAGTTCTCCGAGGGACAAGGATAAGAAGCGACGCGCCTTGAGCCTGCGGGCCCTTGAGGATTTCGACGCATGGACGATGAAATCAAGGCTTTCATAATGTACCTGCAGGTTGAACGGAACGCGTCACAGGAGACGATTCGCAACTATCGATCCGACCTTCATCAGCTGGCGAGGTTCCTCCAGCGAACCAAGAAGGATGCTGCGCCCAGTCGCGTCGAGGAGGTCACGAGAGACGATATTCGCGCCTATCTGCACAACTTGGATCAACAAGGCGAGAAAGCTTCGTCCTTGGCAAGAAAACTGGCTTGCCTCCGCAGTTTTTTTCGTTTTCTAGTACGTGAAGAAGTCCTGCGAACGGATCCTACCGAAATCCTGCGAAGCCCCAAGCGACCAAAGCCGCTCCCTCGCGTGTTGACAAAGGACGATGCGGCGGCACTCATGGAGTTTCCGACCGGGCCATCGTCCTTGCCCTTGCGAGATCGCGCCCTGCTGGAAACGATGTACTCGACCGGGGCTCGGGTGAGTGAGGTCGTGGGGATCAATCTCGATGACCTGAACGAGGCGGACGGGATCGTGTGTTTGAGAGGGAAGGGTCGCAAGGAACGGATGGTGCCGATCGGGGATCTGGCGCTTCAGGCAATCCGGCAGTATCGCAGGTCCTTGAAACCGCCGGCCCGAAGCGGTCATCTGTCGTCTCCGATTTTTTTGAATCATCGTGGGGGCCGGATCACCACGAGGAGCGTCGCTCGAATGGTTGCTCGATACTCCAGCCGCCTCGTTGGTGGGGCGGTCAGTCCTCATGCCTTGCGGCACTCGTACGCGACCCATCTGCTCGACGAGGGAGCGGACCTCCGGTCGATACAGGAAATGCTCGGCCATGCCTCGCTCAGCACAACTCAAAAATATACACATCTGGCGATGGATCAACTCCTCGCGGTCTATGATCGAGCCCACCCTCGAGCACGAGAGGCAACGACTCCCTTGCCCGGAAAGGACCGAAAATCGTCATGACGATTCGATCGACCACCATCCTTTGCGTCCGACGCGATGGACGGGTCGCCATGGGCTGCGACGGCCAAGTGACCGTTGGAACCACCGTGATGAAACACAACGCCAAGAAGCTGAGACGCTTGCATCATGACCAGGTGCTGGCCGGATTTGCGGGAGCCACTGCGGATGCCTTCACCCTGTTCGAGAAATTCGAGAGCAAGTTGGAGGAGTATCGAGGCAACCTGACCAGGGCGGCAGTGGAGCTCGCGAAAGATTGGCGAACCGATCGTGTGCTTCGCCGGTTGGAGGCGTTGCTTGCCGTCGCCGGCCGTGAACAGTCGTTCATCATTTCAGGAACCGGCGATGTCGTCGAGCCGGAAGACGGCATATTGGCCATTGGATCGGGTGGACCCTATGCCCTGGCGGCTGCACGAGGACTTCTCCGCCATTCCCAACTCGACGCCCCGGCGATCGTCACTGAAGCCATGAACATCGCAGGTTCTATTGACATCTACACCAACCAACAGATTATTGTTGAAGAACTCCAAGGATAACTCACGATGATGAAGCCGCTCACAAGCGATGCCGAACCACTGAATCTCAATAGTCTCACCCCGCGTCAGATCGTCGAGGAGCTGAATCGCTACGTCATTGGACAAAAGGATGCCAAACGGATGGTCGCCATCGCTCTTCGCAACCGGTGGCGCCGCCAGCAGGTGTCTCCCGACCTTCGCGACGAGGTGATGCCGAAGAACATCATCATGATCGGGCCGACCGGCGTGGGCAAAACGGAGATCGCCCGACGGCTCGCCAAACTGGCCGAAGCCCCCTTCATCAAGGTCGAAGCGTCGAAGTTCACCGAGGTCGGCTACGTCGGGCGTGATGTGGAATCGATCATCCGCGACTTGACCGAGCTGGCCATCAATATGGTCAAGACACAACGGCTGGCGTCCGTTCAGCAGAAGGCAGAACAACAAGGCGAGGAACGATTGCTCGATCTGCTCTTGCCGCCGCCCCCCCCTCGACCGGGCTTCGTGGACAGCGCGAGCGAGCCGGTCGCTCAAGCCCCTCAGGACTCCCACGAAACGACCAGATCGAAGCTGCGCCTGCAGTTACGGGAAGGGAGGCTGGATGAACGAACGGTGGAGTTAGAAGTCAAGGAACGAAGCCTTCCCGTCGGCGTCATTTCCAACGTGGGTGGACTTGACGACCTCGAGAGTAATCTCCGAGACATGCTGGGCGGCATGTTTCAAGGCAAGAAGAAGAAACGACTGATGAAAGTGCCGGAGGCGCTCAAACATTTGACGCAGGAAGAAGCTCAGAAACTGATCGATATGGAAGATACTACGAGAGAAGCCATCACCAAGGTGGAACAGGCCGGTATCGTGTTCCTCGATGAGATCGACAAGATCGCCGGCCGCGAGCGCACCATGGGTCCGGATGTATCGCGAGAAGGTGTCCAGCGCGACCTCCTCCCCATCGTGGAAGGCTGCACGGTCACCACCAAACATGGGCCGGTCGTGACGGATCACATCCTCTTCATCGCCGCCGGTGCCTTTCATGTGGCGAAGCCGTCGGATCTGATTCCGGAACTCCAAGGACGATTTCCGATCCGCGTCGAGCTCAGCCCGTTATCAAAAGACGATTTCGTCCGCATTCTCACAGAACCGAAAGGGGCGCTGGTCCGGCAGTATCAGGCCTTGCTGGCCACGGAAGGCCTCACCATCGAGTTCACTACGGACGGTCTTGAAGAAATCGCCGAGGTCGCAGTGCAAGTGAATGAACGGACCGAGAACATCGGCGCGCGCCGCCTGTTCACCATCATGGAGCGGTTGCTTGAAGACATTTCATTCGAGGGACCAGGCTGGCCCGACAAACGGATCAGCATCACCGCGGCCTATGTCCGGGACCGGTTGAAAGACATCGTCAAGGATCAGGATCTGAGCCGGTATATTCTCTAGGCAGGACGAGCGCGGCGGGCAAGACTCGGTCGCGTTTCTCGCGGATCACGCCCATCGCGCCCTTCCCGCAGCGGGAGCACCGCATGAACAAACTCATCAAGAAAGCCAACGTCCTCATCGAAGCCCTGCCGTACATTCGCGCGTTTCGAGGAAAGACCGTGGTCGTCAAGTACGGCGGCCATGCGATGACGGACTCGTCGCTTAAGGAACGGTTTGCTCAAGATGTCGTACTGCTCAAGTACGTTGGCATCAACCCGGTCATCATTCACGGCGGTGGGCCTCAAATTGATAAGATGCTCGACCGACTCGGCATCGAGGCCAAGTTTCGGCACGGCGTCCGGATCACCGATGAAGCCACGATGGAAATCGTGGAAATGGTCCTGGCAGGAAAAATCAACATGGAGATTACGGATCTCATCAACCGTCATGGTGGTAGCGCCGTCGGGTTGAGCGGCAAGGACGGGGGGTTGATTCTCAGCAAGCCGCTGACGGCCAAGGCTTGGGCAGAAAGTCTGGACCGGGATTTGGATAGGGAAGACGGCGAAGGCGACTTCGGACTGGTGGGCGACATTGAAAAGGTCGACCCTGGTTTGTTGCGCAACCTTCAGGACGACCATTACATCCCGGTGATCGCTCCGATCGGAACGGATCGTGAGGGTAATACGTACAACATCAATGCCGATCTCGTCGGCGGATCCGTGGCCGGGGCCCTGCGCGCGGAGAAGCTCCTCATGATGACCGATATCAAAGGCATTCGCGACGCCAACGGGCGTCACCTCTCCACCGTGTCGCGTAAAGATGTGCAGCGCATGATGAAGAAGGGGACTATCACGGAGGGGATGATCCCGAAAGTCCGTGCTTGTTTGGACGCATTGGCCGAAGGGGTCGGAAAAGCTCACATTATCGACGGGCGTATCCCCCACGCCATTCTGCTTGAAATCTTCACGCACAAGGGCATTGGGACCGAGATCGTAAACTAATTCTCCGTTGACGGACCACCCACGTGCCCGCTGATCGCAACCGCCTCAAAGACGACCTGCATCACCTCGTGGAAGAGCGGCATCCCCTGTCCTCTCCGGTCCGCTTACAACAGACAGAGGTCTATCTGCGTCGCCGGTTCTCGGAGGCCGGGCTCGCCGTCACCGCACATGAATTCGAGGCATTGGGCAAGACCTATCGTAATGTCATCGGAACTGCGCGTTCCACCTCCCTGCACGACGAACAAGCGCCTCCCCTGATTCTCGCCGCACACTTCGACACAGTTGAAGGCTCTCCCGGCGCTGATGACAACGCCAGCGCCCTCGTCGTGCTGCTGGACGTAGCGCGC
This region of Nitrospira sp. genomic DNA includes:
- the trmFO gene encoding methylenetetrahydrofolate--tRNA-(uracil(54)-C(5))-methyltransferase (FADH(2)-oxidizing) TrmFO, which produces MRDDVVIVGGGLAGSEAAWQAANRGAKVTLYEMRPKEMTKAHKTGNLAELVCSNSLGSADPLNAPGILKEELRRLNSLVIAAAEQARVPAGSALAVDRDQFSQHITRALEGHPNIRILHEETTDIPTDCLCIVATGPLTSDKLSQAIRAVTQSQHLYFYDAISPIIDADSINMEVVFRASRYDKGGDDYLNCPMTAEQYNVFYDALMAAEKVQPKEFEKTPYFEACVPIEVLAERGRRTMQFGPMKPVGLKDPRTGIEPAAVVQLRTENVHRTCYNLVGFQTKLTYPEQKRVFRMIPGLEQAEFLRYGSLHRNTFINSPQLLLNTLQFKARGTLFFAGQLVGVEGYTESASMGGLAGINAARALAGQSLITPPPTTAHGCLVSHITSSDPRHFQPMNTNFGLFPPLASSPRDKDKKRRALSLRALEDFDAWTMKSRLS
- a CDS encoding BrnA antitoxin family protein, with the protein product MSAKSTKTLSKRRRAGWAKLQEMTDHEIDYSDIPPTDAKFWEKAQVVLPPVKTHLSLRLDEDVVEWFKRQGGGYQTKINAVLRSYVQAHSAKRKA
- a CDS encoding formylglycine-generating enzyme family protein is translated as MILISPGSFMMGGSVVFEVPKHQVEFTKLFAMARYENAFDEYDLFAQMTDRQLPKDEGWGRGQRPVVNVSWGDAKAYAHWLSQRTGKRYRLPTEAEWEYAARSGGQEQMWPGTSDESLLKDYAVYGAKRTEPVGRTQANGLGLYDMSGNVSEWLEDCWHENYKGVPADGQPWLEDGGGDCGRRIIRGGSWGYMPVNMRTSTRIWGVADFRNHDLGFRLAQDLP
- the hslV gene encoding ATP-dependent protease subunit HslV, with the protein product MTIRSTTILCVRRDGRVAMGCDGQVTVGTTVMKHNAKKLRRLHHDQVLAGFAGATADAFTLFEKFESKLEEYRGNLTRAAVELAKDWRTDRVLRRLEALLAVAGREQSFIISGTGDVVEPEDGILAIGSGGPYALAAARGLLRHSQLDAPAIVTEAMNIAGSIDIYTNQQIIVEELQG
- the xerC gene encoding tyrosine recombinase XerC produces the protein MDDEIKAFIMYLQVERNASQETIRNYRSDLHQLARFLQRTKKDAAPSRVEEVTRDDIRAYLHNLDQQGEKASSLARKLACLRSFFRFLVREEVLRTDPTEILRSPKRPKPLPRVLTKDDAAALMEFPTGPSSLPLRDRALLETMYSTGARVSEVVGINLDDLNEADGIVCLRGKGRKERMVPIGDLALQAIRQYRRSLKPPARSGHLSSPIFLNHRGGRITTRSVARMVARYSSRLVGGAVSPHALRHSYATHLLDEGADLRSIQEMLGHASLSTTQKYTHLAMDQLLAVYDRAHPRAREATTPLPGKDRKSS
- a CDS encoding toll/interleukin-1 receptor domain-containing protein; translation: MSKILISYRREDSADVTGRIYDRLIQAFPKAVFRDVDSMPPGIDFRHHLDEQVAKCDVFLAVIGRNWMKLKGRTGKSRLEDQGDFVRIEIESALKRRIPVIPVLVSGAVIPPVDRLPVSLRDFSYRHSVVVRSDPDFHRDMDRLIEYLRAQIESERENLPPSDAQHTVTEAIATEAAARSEVKGPGQENVEVAVPPSSLESQPEVPPSHEEAPIAFSDAHSTVRDGSATGKEPDCGVDRGEQESVEAAVPPSRLDSQPQLEPGEEEPASSTVASRTTTEGFPSYLVGGIGLIVFIIVLIAAFLIFQPKPSPVYAPSPRLEKMKEQVEQLKEKIKQRKEAEPVERRP
- the hslU gene encoding ATP-dependent protease ATPase subunit HslU; this translates as MMKPLTSDAEPLNLNSLTPRQIVEELNRYVIGQKDAKRMVAIALRNRWRRQQVSPDLRDEVMPKNIIMIGPTGVGKTEIARRLAKLAEAPFIKVEASKFTEVGYVGRDVESIIRDLTELAINMVKTQRLASVQQKAEQQGEERLLDLLLPPPPPRPGFVDSASEPVAQAPQDSHETTRSKLRLQLREGRLDERTVELEVKERSLPVGVISNVGGLDDLESNLRDMLGGMFQGKKKKRLMKVPEALKHLTQEEAQKLIDMEDTTREAITKVEQAGIVFLDEIDKIAGRERTMGPDVSREGVQRDLLPIVEGCTVTTKHGPVVTDHILFIAAGAFHVAKPSDLIPELQGRFPIRVELSPLSKDDFVRILTEPKGALVRQYQALLATEGLTIEFTTDGLEEIAEVAVQVNERTENIGARRLFTIMERLLEDISFEGPGWPDKRISITAAYVRDRLKDIVKDQDLSRYIL
- the argB gene encoding acetylglutamate kinase, translating into MNKLIKKANVLIEALPYIRAFRGKTVVVKYGGHAMTDSSLKERFAQDVVLLKYVGINPVIIHGGGPQIDKMLDRLGIEAKFRHGVRITDEATMEIVEMVLAGKINMEITDLINRHGGSAVGLSGKDGGLILSKPLTAKAWAESLDRDLDREDGEGDFGLVGDIEKVDPGLLRNLQDDHYIPVIAPIGTDREGNTYNINADLVGGSVAGALRAEKLLMMTDIKGIRDANGRHLSTVSRKDVQRMMKKGTITEGMIPKVRACLDALAEGVGKAHIIDGRIPHAILLEIFTHKGIGTEIVN